A single Gemmatimonadota bacterium DNA region contains:
- the carB gene encoding carbamoyl-phosphate synthase large subunit yields MPKRTDIHRILVIGSGPIVIGQGAEFDYSGTQATKALKEEGYEVILINSNPATIMTDPEFADATYVEPVTPRFVELVIEKERPDALLPTMGGQTALNVAMALSQNGVLEKYGVELIGADQRAIRTAEDRALFNEAMKRIGLQVARGGTATTFEEALVLVEDTGFPSIIRPAFTLGGSGGGIAYNRDEFEEIVKRGLDLSPMSQVLVERSLIGWKEFELEVMRDAADNVVIVCSIENIDPMGVHTGDSITVAPAMTLTDREYQVMRDASVAIIREIGVAAGGCNIQFAVNPADGEMIVIEMNPRVSRSSALASKATGFPIARIGAKLAVGYRLDEIPNDITGTTPASFEPVLDYVVVKCPRFAFEKFTSAKAHLTTQMQSVGESMAIGRTFKEAFQKGLRALETGRSGWEVGARLIDDRLADDSADTLRAALRQPTPERMFQIKRAMLAGFTVAEIFELTWIDPWFLEQLHELTEAERRWTALPEVTATEMRRMKRMGFSDRQLGDLRSVSEGEMRAQRWALGVRPAYKMVDTCAGEFPSATPYLYGSYDEESEAPPTGRKSIVILGSGPNRIGQGVEFDYCCVRASLALREQGFETIMINSNPETVSTDFDISDKLYFEPLTLEHVLEIVDREHPVGVIVQLGGQTPLKLTRGLEAAGVPILGTSPDAIDIAEDRQRFDAIARKLGIRQPENGTATSIAGAVEAATRIGYPVLVRPSYVLGGRAMEIVYDEDSLRDYFERAVRVSEDRPVLIDQFLEDAFEADVDAISDGDQVVIGGIMQHIEDAGIHSGDSACVLPPYLIGEDEQEAMRAHTVALAEALGVIGLINVQYAIKNGVVYVLEVNPRGSRTIPFVSKTIGVPLASIAARVMAGEKLADIGFTEEVLPPYVAVKEAVFPFNKFREFDPILGPEMRSTGEVMGVSESFGTAFYKAQLAADNGLPMSGGIFVSVNDSDKASVTPIVRRFHELGFTVHATEGTGRHLRKLGIPVTRVYKVHEGRPHVIDLIVNGTVQLLINTPMGKRAQKDDYSMRQAAIAHHVPYTTTLSAASAACDAVLAMRSRPASVTSLQEWHSRIERPVEAR; encoded by the coding sequence ATGCCCAAGCGTACTGATATCCACCGCATCCTCGTCATTGGCTCCGGACCGATCGTCATCGGTCAGGGCGCCGAGTTCGATTACTCGGGCACCCAGGCGACGAAGGCTTTGAAGGAAGAGGGATACGAGGTGATTCTCATCAACTCGAATCCCGCCACCATCATGACCGACCCGGAGTTCGCGGACGCGACGTACGTCGAGCCCGTCACGCCCCGGTTCGTCGAGCTCGTGATCGAGAAGGAGCGTCCCGATGCGCTGCTGCCGACGATGGGTGGCCAGACCGCGCTGAACGTCGCGATGGCGCTGTCACAGAACGGCGTGCTCGAGAAATACGGTGTCGAGTTGATCGGCGCCGACCAGCGTGCGATACGCACTGCCGAGGATCGCGCGCTGTTCAACGAGGCGATGAAACGCATCGGACTGCAGGTCGCTCGCGGCGGAACGGCGACGACGTTCGAGGAAGCACTCGTGCTGGTCGAGGACACCGGTTTCCCGTCGATCATCCGACCTGCGTTCACGCTCGGCGGCAGCGGCGGTGGCATCGCTTACAACCGCGATGAGTTCGAGGAGATAGTGAAGCGCGGACTCGATCTTTCGCCGATGAGCCAGGTGCTCGTGGAGCGCAGCCTCATCGGGTGGAAGGAATTCGAGCTGGAAGTGATGCGCGATGCGGCGGACAACGTCGTCATCGTATGCTCCATCGAGAATATCGATCCGATGGGTGTGCACACGGGCGACTCGATAACAGTCGCGCCAGCGATGACGCTCACCGATCGCGAGTACCAGGTGATGCGCGACGCTTCCGTGGCAATCATACGCGAGATCGGCGTCGCAGCCGGCGGATGCAACATCCAGTTCGCGGTGAATCCTGCCGACGGTGAGATGATCGTCATCGAGATGAATCCGCGCGTGTCGCGCTCATCCGCACTCGCGTCCAAGGCTACCGGATTCCCGATCGCGCGCATAGGCGCCAAGCTCGCTGTCGGCTACAGACTGGACGAGATCCCGAACGACATCACTGGCACCACGCCGGCGTCGTTCGAGCCCGTGCTCGATTACGTAGTCGTCAAGTGCCCACGCTTCGCGTTCGAGAAATTCACCTCCGCAAAGGCACACCTCACCACGCAGATGCAATCTGTCGGTGAGTCGATGGCGATCGGCCGTACATTCAAGGAAGCATTCCAGAAGGGGCTGCGCGCACTCGAGACTGGCCGCTCCGGTTGGGAAGTTGGCGCTCGTCTCATCGATGATCGCCTCGCCGATGACTCCGCGGATACGTTGCGTGCCGCGCTGCGCCAGCCGACGCCGGAGCGAATGTTTCAGATCAAGCGCGCCATGCTCGCCGGCTTTACTGTTGCCGAGATATTCGAGCTGACGTGGATCGATCCATGGTTTCTGGAGCAGCTGCACGAGCTGACCGAAGCGGAGCGCAGGTGGACTGCGTTGCCGGAAGTCACGGCGACCGAAATGCGCCGCATGAAGCGCATGGGTTTTTCCGATCGCCAGCTCGGCGACCTGCGCAGCGTATCCGAGGGCGAGATGCGCGCACAGCGCTGGGCGCTCGGCGTGCGTCCGGCCTACAAGATGGTGGATACGTGCGCCGGCGAGTTTCCGTCTGCGACTCCGTACCTGTACGGCTCGTACGACGAGGAGAGCGAGGCGCCGCCAACGGGCCGGAAGTCCATCGTGATACTCGGCAGCGGTCCGAATCGCATCGGTCAGGGTGTCGAGTTCGACTACTGCTGTGTGCGCGCGTCACTCGCGCTGCGCGAGCAGGGTTTCGAGACGATAATGATCAACTCGAATCCGGAAACTGTTTCGACCGACTTCGATATCTCGGACAAGCTGTATTTCGAGCCGTTGACGCTCGAGCACGTTCTCGAAATCGTCGACCGTGAACATCCGGTCGGAGTGATCGTGCAGCTCGGTGGTCAGACGCCGCTCAAGTTGACGCGTGGTCTCGAAGCCGCAGGAGTTCCGATACTCGGTACATCGCCCGACGCGATCGATATCGCCGAGGACCGGCAGCGCTTCGACGCGATCGCGCGCAAGCTCGGAATTCGGCAGCCCGAAAACGGAACGGCCACCAGCATCGCTGGCGCGGTGGAAGCCGCGACGAGAATCGGCTATCCGGTGCTGGTACGACCGTCGTACGTACTTGGCGGCCGGGCGATGGAAATCGTGTACGACGAGGATTCTCTGCGCGATTACTTCGAGCGCGCGGTGCGTGTATCGGAAGACCGGCCAGTTCTGATCGACCAGTTTCTGGAAGATGCATTCGAGGCCGACGTCGATGCGATATCCGATGGTGATCAGGTTGTCATCGGCGGAATCATGCAGCACATCGAGGATGCAGGCATTCACTCCGGCGATTCCGCGTGCGTTCTCCCTCCGTACCTGATCGGCGAGGATGAGCAGGAAGCGATGCGCGCTCATACTGTTGCGCTAGCCGAGGCGCTCGGCGTCATCGGGCTGATCAACGTGCAGTACGCCATCAAGAACGGCGTGGTGTACGTGCTGGAAGTGAATCCACGCGGCAGTCGCACGATTCCATTTGTGTCGAAGACAATCGGTGTTCCACTCGCGTCGATCGCGGCGCGTGTCATGGCGGGCGAGAAGCTCGCCGACATCGGTTTCACTGAAGAAGTGCTTCCGCCGTATGTCGCCGTGAAGGAAGCAGTCTTCCCATTCAACAAGTTCCGCGAGTTCGATCCCATTCTGGGGCCCGAGATGCGATCGACGGGCGAAGTGATGGGTGTATCCGAGTCGTTCGGAACCGCGTTCTACAAGGCGCAGCTGGCCGCCGATAACGGCTTGCCGATGAGTGGCGGCATATTCGTTTCGGTGAATGACTCCGACAAGGCATCGGTTACGCCGATCGTGCGCAGATTCCACGAGCTCGGCTTCACCGTCCATGCAACCGAGGGGACCGGCCGTCATCTGCGCAAGCTCGGCATTCCTGTGACGCGGGTATACAAGGTGCATGAGGGCCGGCCACACGTGATCGACCTCATCGTCAACGGAACGGTCCAGCTTCTCATCAACACGCCAATGGGCAAGCGCGCACAGAAGGACGACTACTCCATGCGCCAGGCGGCCATAGCGCACCACGTACCGTACACCACGACACTGTCTGCGGCCAGCGCCGCTTGTGACGCCGTGCTGGCCATGCGATCGCGCCCCGCGTCGGTCACTTCGCTGCAGGAATGGCACTCGCGGATCGAGCGCCCCGTCGAGGCGCGATGA
- the rplQ gene encoding 50S ribosomal protein L17, whose translation MRHRKVGRQLRRTPEQRLALLRNLAQSLIQHGAIETTEAKAKELRPFVEKLITKAKEGTLHSRRLAARHVQQRTVNDKLFQEVAPKFATRQGGYTRILKTGHRKGDGAEMARIELMPETK comes from the coding sequence ATGCGACATAGAAAAGTCGGCCGGCAACTTCGGCGCACCCCCGAGCAGCGCCTCGCTCTGCTTCGGAACCTTGCGCAGTCGCTGATCCAGCACGGCGCGATCGAAACGACGGAAGCCAAGGCCAAGGAGCTGCGGCCTTTCGTCGAGAAGCTCATCACGAAGGCGAAGGAAGGCACGCTTCACTCGCGCCGTCTTGCGGCTCGTCACGTGCAGCAGCGCACCGTGAACGATAAGCTGTTCCAGGAAGTCGCACCCAAGTTCGCGACGCGCCAGGGCGGCTACACACGCATCCTCAAGACTGGCCATCGCAAGGGTGACGGCGCCGAGATGGCCCGTATCGAGCTCATGCCGGAGACCAAGTGA
- the rpsD gene encoding 30S ribosomal protein S4 produces MRYTGPSCRQCRREGTKLFLKGTKCFTEKCPVERRPTPPGQHGASVARRRKVSEYSKQLREKQKIKRIYGVSEKQFRNTFERVTTLPGVTGHNLLAALESRLDNIIYRMGFAQSRKAARQLVRHRHVEVNGKSVDVPSFLVQPGQEVRVRAKSREQASIIVSMDQASRGAPLSWIAVDKESFSGRMLERPTRPNIPIAAQEQLVVELYSK; encoded by the coding sequence CAAGGGCACCAAGTGCTTCACCGAGAAGTGCCCCGTCGAGCGTCGCCCGACACCGCCCGGCCAGCATGGCGCGAGCGTTGCCCGTCGCCGCAAGGTTTCGGAGTACTCCAAGCAGCTGCGTGAGAAGCAGAAGATCAAGCGCATCTATGGCGTGAGTGAGAAGCAGTTCCGCAACACGTTCGAGCGCGTCACGACGCTGCCTGGCGTGACCGGACACAATCTTCTCGCCGCACTCGAGAGCCGTCTGGACAACATCATCTACCGCATGGGCTTCGCGCAGAGCCGCAAGGCAGCTCGCCAGCTCGTTCGTCACCGTCACGTCGAGGTGAACGGAAAGTCGGTAGACGTGCCCAGCTTCCTCGTGCAGCCCGGACAGGAAGTGCGCGTTCGCGCCAAGTCGCGCGAGCAGGCCTCGATCATCGTTTCGATGGATCAGGCTTCGCGCGGCGCTCCGCTCTCGTGGATCGCAGTCGACAAGGAGTCGTTCAGCGGCCGGATGCTCGAGCGCCCGACGCGTCCGAACATCCCGATCGCGGCCCAGGAGCAGTTGGTCGTCGAGTTGTATTCCAAGTAG
- the rpmB gene encoding 50S ribosomal protein L28, protein MERNKCYACGKGVTFGNNVSHANNKTRRTWKPNLQVARVAVADKIIKVKVCTSCLAAGKVVRAPRSQAVA, encoded by the coding sequence ATCGAGCGGAACAAGTGTTACGCATGCGGCAAGGGCGTTACATTCGGTAACAACGTCTCGCACGCCAACAACAAGACGCGCCGCACCTGGAAGCCAAATCTTCAGGTAGCACGCGTCGCCGTCGCCGACAAGATCATCAAGGTCAAGGTCTGCACGAGCTGTCTCGCCGCCGGCAAGGTTGTCCGCGCGCCGCGGAGTCAGGCGGTAGCCTGA
- a CDS encoding DNA-directed RNA polymerase subunit alpha, translating into MANAIDLRGLVRPQLVESTKREDTPNVAEFRLQPLERGFGYTLGNAMRRMLLSSLRGSAVWGFRIDGVVHEHQTIPGVVEDVHQIIANLKTLVLSLDDATETTVVRVTKTGPAAIKASDITGAAGLTVLEPDHHLFTLQDDRDITFELYVNHGRGYVEADQHVADRNLPVDLVRIDSIYNPVRRCNFSVDATRVGQRTDYDRLTLLVETNGTIAPEEAVSYAAALAQTHFQYFAGFGSHTSAPITAASEMGGNDAARLAQLLSTPIEDLELSVRSVNSLKNSEIRTLGDLVKRTEDQILDVKNFGKKSLNEIAELLERENLNFGMKFEQSEEGVRITDRGTPPNRAALAEAAIGDDED; encoded by the coding sequence ATGGCTAACGCAATCGATCTCCGCGGGCTCGTACGCCCGCAGCTGGTAGAGTCCACCAAGCGCGAGGACACACCCAATGTCGCCGAGTTCCGGCTGCAGCCGCTCGAGCGCGGCTTCGGCTACACACTCGGCAACGCAATGCGCCGCATGCTTCTGTCATCGCTGCGCGGCTCTGCCGTTTGGGGATTCCGCATCGACGGCGTCGTACACGAGCACCAGACCATTCCGGGTGTCGTGGAAGACGTCCATCAAATCATCGCGAACCTCAAGACGCTCGTCCTGAGCCTCGACGATGCGACCGAGACCACCGTCGTTCGCGTCACCAAGACCGGACCGGCAGCGATCAAGGCCAGCGACATCACCGGAGCGGCCGGACTCACGGTTCTCGAGCCCGACCATCATCTCTTCACGCTGCAGGACGATCGCGACATCACCTTCGAGCTGTACGTGAATCACGGCCGCGGTTATGTCGAGGCCGATCAGCACGTCGCCGACCGGAATCTTCCGGTCGACCTCGTTCGCATCGACTCGATCTACAATCCGGTTCGTCGCTGCAACTTCAGCGTTGACGCGACCCGCGTCGGCCAGCGCACGGACTACGATCGTCTTACGCTGCTCGTCGAGACCAACGGCACGATCGCGCCCGAAGAAGCGGTGAGCTATGCCGCAGCTTTGGCGCAGACGCACTTCCAGTACTTCGCGGGCTTCGGCTCGCACACCTCGGCTCCGATCACGGCGGCCAGCGAGATGGGCGGCAACGACGCAGCCCGGCTCGCGCAGCTGCTCTCGACGCCGATCGAAGACCTCGAGCTTTCCGTACGCTCGGTCAACTCGCTCAAGAACAGCGAGATCCGGACGCTCGGCGATCTCGTCAAGCGCACCGAGGATCAGATCCTCGATGTGAAGAATTTCGGCAAGAAGTCGCTCAATGAAATTGCAGAGCTGCTCGAGCGCGAGAATCTGAACTTCGGCATGAAGTTCGAGCAGTCGGAAGAAGGCGTGCGGATCACGGATCGGGGCACCCCCCCGAACCGCGCCGCGCTCGCCGAGGCCGCCATCGGCGACGACGAGGATTAG